A window of the Zeugodacus cucurbitae isolate PBARC_wt_2022May chromosome 4, idZeuCucr1.2, whole genome shotgun sequence genome harbors these coding sequences:
- the LOC105213263 gene encoding probable splicing factor, arginine/serine-rich 7, with protein sequence MAGGNQARVIQVTNIAPQATKDQMQTLFGNIGKIEEIRLYPTVRDVSCPVQSRICYVKYAESSCVPVAQHLTNTVFIDRALIVIPVLAIPEEYRALEMSKNGTIVPGLQKPDSKLPPEVINRIEGQSPQQVIKTYDPKLLDNNLPEYPALPSFYDARKIEEIRRTIIVCDVKNEWRLDDLMECFQRAGEVKYARWAEKDSKTYCMIEFCDQPSIIHALKMQGQEFKGGYLNVYHSTDSITKPEAKSNEAAQAEIEEAMTIVKEAQNMISAAIDPVIGMLAKDKRRRSRSRSRSRDRRTSRSRSHRSRSRRRSRSRTRKRSRSKSKRRSRSHSRGSRSRKRSRSRKRSRSRRKSRSRSRSKRRSRSRDRRAKRSRSRHRRSTSRSRRSRSRTKRSRSRERKRSHRTRDEKRSRSSRSRSKRHSPSPSTRSRSSRSKDIAPPIKSSSSKRRSRTPDRKLKPISEDLEVKSTRSSVDSKSRKSVSVEKSDNMDISNSP encoded by the exons ATGGCTGGTGGAAATCAAGCGCGCGTCATTCAAGTGACGAATATTGCACCCCAAGCGACGAAAGATCAAATGCAAACATTGTTCGGTAACATTGGGAAAATCGAGGAAATCCGACTCTATCCAACTGTGCGTGATGTATCGTGCCCAGTTCAATCTCGTATTTGCTATGTTAAATATGCGGAAAGTAGCTGTGTACCGGTTGCCCAACATCTAACCAACACCGTATTTATTGATCGAGCACTGATTGTTATACCTGTGCTGGCAATTCCAGAAGAATATCGCGCATTAGAGATGTCCAAAAATGGTACAATCGTACCAGGACTACAAAAGCCGGATTCCAAGTTGCCTCCAGAAGTGATTAACCGTATTGAAGGCCAATCACCACAACAG gtTATTAAAACTTACGATCCTAAACTGTTAGACAACAACTTGCCCGAATACCCAGCATTGCCCTCATTTTATGACGCTCGGAAAATCGAAGAAATACGTAGAACTATCATAGTATGCGATGTGAAGAATGAATGGCGTCTTGACGATTTGATGGAATGCTTTCAACGTGCGGGTGAAGTGAAATACGCAAGATGGGCAGAAAAAGATAGTAAAACTTATTGTATGATCGAGTTCTGCGATCAGCCAAGTATTATACATGCTCTTAAAATGCAAGGCCAAGAATTCAAGGGTGGATATCTAAATGTTTACCATTCTACCGACTCCATAACTAAGCCAGAAGCAAAATCAAATGAGGCAGCGCAGGCTGAAATCGAAGAGGCAATGACTATTGTAAAAGAAGCTCAAAATATGATTTCAGCTGCAATTGATCCCGTAATTGGAATGTTGGCTAAGGATAAGCGTCGACGTTCCCGCTCTCGTTCAAGATCTCGTGATCGTCGCACCAGTCGCTCACGTTCACATCGTTCACGGTCAAGACGTCGCTCTCGGTCTCGTACACGTAAGCGTTCACGTAGCAAGTCTAAACGACGTTCTCGTTCGCATTCTCGTGGATCACGTTCACGAAAGCGCTCCAGGTCACGAAAACGCTCTCGTTCTCGCCGTAAAAGTCGTTCCCGCTCACGTTCTAAACGACGATCTAGGTCCCGTGACCGTCGAGCTAAGCGTTCCCGTTCACGTCATCGTCGTAGTACCTCGAGATCACGCCGTTCCCGGTCGCGTACTAAACGTTCGCGCTCCCGTGAACGCAAGCGTTCGCATCGTACCCGTGATGAAAAACGTTCTCGCTCTTCGCGGTCACGCAGCAAACGTCATTCACCATCTCCCTCGACACGTTCCCGTTCGAGTAGGAGCAAAGATATTGCTCCACCAATAAAATCGTCATCGTCTAAACGACGTTCGCGTACTCCAGATCGCAAATTAAAACCAATTTCCGAAGATTTAGAAGTTAAAAGCACACGATCGAGTGTGGACTCCAAGTCGCGCAAATCTGTTAGCGTGGAGAAATCGGACAACATGGATATATCTAATTCACCATAA